The genomic stretch AGCCTTGCAACCAGGGTTCAAAGGTTACCAGCAGCAAATCGTCAAAAATGCGCTGGCCCTTGCGGAAGGGATGAAGCGGAACAATTACCGGCTGGTCAGCGGCGGCACGGACAATCACTTGATGCTGGTGGATGTGGGTGCGCGCGGATTGACGGGCAAGGATTGCCAGATCGCCCTGGATGTGGCTGGCATCACGGTGAACAAAAACACCATCCCGTTTGAAACGCGTTCCCCGTTTCAGGCCAGCGGCATCCGCCTGGGCACGCCCGCGGTGACGACGCGGGGGATGAAAGAGGCCGAGATGGCGGCCATCGCCGACATGATCTGCGAAGTCTTGCTGGATATTAAGAACCTTGACGCCGCGCACGAAGTGCGCCAACGTGTTCAGGAGTTGACCGCAAGATTTCCCTTGCCGTATTGAGGGAAGGGATTGACCCTGTAACGCGCTCCCGGTTGGGAACCATTCCAATTTGAACAAATCGAGCCTTTGACCATCCAAGCAAGTGTTGGCTGGCGCGGCCGTGACGTTTTTTGAATCGCTTACCGCGAGAACCTTTAAAAATTTAACCGACATTCATTTATGGCCAGAGTCAGCACCAAAAAGCCCGCCCTACCCAAGGCGGCCAAATCGAAAATCAAGGCACTGGAGCCGACCGCCAACGGCGAACCCGATGCGGCTGCCAATTCGCGCTCCGACACCATGGAACTCGAACCCCCGACGCATGCGGTAGAATCACCCGACGAGGTGAGGACGGAAGCCGCGCCGCCAACCCGGGACGCCATCGCCTCCTCGCTCAACATCGCCAAACTTCAGGCCATGTCGATGACGGAGCTGAACCACATGGCCAAGGAGATGGGAATCGAGAACTTCGGCACGATGCGGAAGCACGAAGTCATTTTCCATATTCTCCAGAAAAACGCCGCCCGCAGCGGCATTCTCTTTTCTGAAGGGGTGTTGGAAGTATTGTCGGAAGGGTTTGGTTTCCTCCGCTCACAGAGTTTCAACTATTTGAGCTGCCCGGAGGACATTTACGTCTCGCCCTCGCAAATCCGGCGCTTCGACTTGCAGACCGGCAACCTCGTCGCCGGCCAGATCCGGCCGCCCAAGGACAAGGAGCGGTTCTTCGCGCTGCTCAAAGTCGAAGCCGTCGATACCGAAGACCCGGACAAGGCCAAGGACAAAACGCATTTCGACAACCTCACGCCGCTCTTTCCGAACAAGCGTTACATCCTCGAGACCACCAACGACGAACTGTCCACGCGTGTGCTCGACCTGGTTTGTCCGATTGGCAAGGGCAGCCGCGGATTGATTGTCGCGCCGCCGCGCACGGGCAAGACCGTGTTGATGCAAAAGCTGGCCAACGCCATCTTGAAGAACAATCCGGAGGCTTATTTGTTCATTCTGCTGATTGACGAACGACCGGAAGAAGTCACCGACATGGAACGCAGTTGCAAACCGGCGGAGGTGATTAGTTCAACTTTCGACGAACCGCCCGAACGCCACGTGCAAGTGGCGGAAATGGTCATCGAAAAAGCCAAGCGCATGGTCGAGCACAAACGCGACGTGGTCATCCTGCTTGATTCCATCACCCGCCTGGCGCGCGCCTACAACACCGTCCAGCCGCATTCGGGAAAAATTCTCTCCGGCGGCGTCGATGCCAATGCGCTCCACAAGCCGAAACGGTTCTTCGGCGCCGCGCGCAACATTGAGGAAGGCGGGTCGCTGACGATCATTGCGACGGCGCTCGTGGATACCGGTTCGCGCATGGACGAAGTCATCTTCGAAGAGTTCAAAGGCACAGGCAACATGGAAGTGGTTTTGGACCGCCATCTGGTCGAACGCCGCATCTTCCCATCCATCAACATCGAGTTGTCCGGCACGCGCAAGGAGGAATTGCTCTACCATCCGGACGAATACAACAAGGTCGTCATCCTCCGCCGCGCGCTGACCGGCGTCCCGACAGTCGAAGCCATGGAACTGTTGTTGGGCAAACTGAAGAAAACCGGCAGCAACATTGAATTCCTCCTGGGCATGGCCGTGGGTTGAAAGAAAGCCAATTGATCATTGCCATCCCGCGCCCTCAGCACTCCACCCATTCTTCCAAACAACAGCTTGCAGTGCCGTTTCGTTGCCAGTACAACCGTAAGGTGAAATTCTTGTTGCCAAGCCGAACCAACCCACGGCAGTTGTGCTGGGTGGCTTGTTTGTTCCTCGCCACTTTGTTCATGGGTTGCCGCAAGGAGGAAATCCGCGTTTACAGAGTGCCTAAAGAAAAGGCGGAAACCGTGGCGTCGGCGATTCCTC from Verrucomicrobiota bacterium encodes the following:
- the rho gene encoding transcription termination factor Rho produces the protein MELEPPTHAVESPDEVRTEAAPPTRDAIASSLNIAKLQAMSMTELNHMAKEMGIENFGTMRKHEVIFHILQKNAARSGILFSEGVLEVLSEGFGFLRSQSFNYLSCPEDIYVSPSQIRRFDLQTGNLVAGQIRPPKDKERFFALLKVEAVDTEDPDKAKDKTHFDNLTPLFPNKRYILETTNDELSTRVLDLVCPIGKGSRGLIVAPPRTGKTVLMQKLANAILKNNPEAYLFILLIDERPEEVTDMERSCKPAEVISSTFDEPPERHVQVAEMVIEKAKRMVEHKRDVVILLDSITRLARAYNTVQPHSGKILSGGVDANALHKPKRFFGAARNIEEGGSLTIIATALVDTGSRMDEVIFEEFKGTGNMEVVLDRHLVERRIFPSINIELSGTRKEELLYHPDEYNKVVILRRALTGVPTVEAMELLLGKLKKTGSNIEFLLGMAVG